From the Nitrospinota bacterium genome, the window GACCTTCTAATTGCCTTTGTGACAGCTTTTACAGCCTCGTCTTGTCCAACAATCCTCTTATGCAACTCTTCTTCCATATTCAAAAGTTTCATAGATTCCTGCTCTTCTATTCGGGTAGTAGGTATTCCAGTCATTCTTGAAACAATGTAAGATATATCCTTACTGGTTACAACAGATTCAACCTTTTGCTGTTTTTCCTCCCATTTTTTCTTTAAAGTATTCAATTCTTTTAAGAATTTTTCTTCTTTATCTCTTAAGCCAACGGCTGACTCAAAATCCTGGTTCTCTATCTTTTCTTTCTTCTCTCTTGAAACCTCTTCAAACTTTTTCTGCACCTCCCTAATTTCAGGAGGCAAGGTTTCTCTCTGTAATCTAACCCTTGAAGCAGCCTCATCAACCACATCGATAGCCTTATCAGGTAAAAATCTATCAGAGACGTATCGATCAGATAATCTTACTGCTGTAATGATTGACTCATCAGTAATCTTGATTTTATGATGCATTTCATATTTATCCTTAAGGCATCTAATGATATCTATCGTTTCGTTAACAGTAGGGGGATTCACCATTATAGGTTGAAATCTCCTCTCTAATGCACCATTCTTCTCAATATATTTTCTATATTCATCTAAAGTGGTTGCACCAACACACTGAAGCTCTCCTCTTGAAAGGGCGGGTTTGAGCATATTTGACGCATCAATAGAACCTTCGGCAGCACCAGCACCAACAAGAGTATGAAGCTCATCAATAAATATAATGATATTTTCAGACTGTGTAATCTCTTTCATTACCGCCTTTAATCTGGCCTCAAACTGTCCTCTGTATTTTGTTCCAGCAACCAAAGCCCCAAGGTCTAAACAGATAACCCGCTTATCATACAATATCTCGGGCACCTCTTTATTGACTATTTTCTGAACTAAACCTTCTACTATAGCTGTCTTTCCAACCCCAGGCTCACCAATTAAAACAGGATTGTTTTTTGTCCTTCTACTCAAAATCTGAATTACCCTTTCAATCTCAAACTCCCTTCCAATAACGGGATCTAACTTATGCTGAATAGCTAATTTCGTTAAATCCCTTCCAAATTCATCTAATGCTGGTGTTTTTGGCTTTTCCTTTCCAGGGGACAATGGTTCTTTTAATAAATTTAAAATCTGCTCTCTAGCATCAACAAGTCTCACACCCATACTACTCAAAACCTTAAATGCTACTCCTTCCTTTTCTTTGAGTAATCCGAGGAGAAGATGTTCTGTACCAATATAGTTATGACTCATCATTCGAGCCTCATCTACTGCGTATTCAAGCACCTTCTTTGCTCGAGGAGTAAAAGGGATATCACCAATAACAACGGTAGAACTGGTCAAGGGAAAGTGCCTTTCTAATTCTAATTTAAGGTGTTTTAGATCTACGCCAAGTCTCTGGAGAACAGTAACTGCTATTCCACCACCATCTTTAACAGTTCCCATGAGAATATGTTCCGTACCTAAGTAGTCACTGCGGAACCTTTCCGCTTCTTCGCGAGCTAGAATAACTACCTTTCTCGCACGTTCTGTAAACCTTTTAAACATCTTTTACCTCCTAATCTTCCTGATAAACCCTCCCATCAATTAAATGGACAACTCGCTCCATCCTTTTCGCTAAATTGCTATTATGGGTCACGATTACAAAAGTTTGATTTCTCTCCTCATTGATTCTGTTTAACAGCTCATGCATAGAATTACTTGTTTTACTATCCAAATTTCCTGTGGGTTCATCTGCTAATACCAAATCCGGCCCATTTATTAATGCCCTAGCCAAAGCTACCCTCTGTTGTTCGCCTCCGGACAACTCTCCAGGTTTATGCTTTAATCTATCTTTGAGACCCACTTCGTCTAATAACTCCTTCGCCTTATTCTCTGTGTCAGTTTTATCAGCCCCAGCAATAAAAGCAGGTAGCATAACATTCTCTAATGCAGAAAATTCTGGTAAAAGATGATGAAACTGAAAAATAAATCCTATCCTTTTATTTCTAAAGCTTGCTAATTGTTTACC encodes:
- a CDS encoding ABC transporter ATP-binding protein, with the translated sequence MVTAKNLCKSFRTNGVLLEVLKGINLSVKKGEMVGVVGASGAGKSTLLHILGTLDRPSDGKIYFEGVDLFSLTGKQLASFRNKRIGFIFQFHHLLPEFSALENVMLPAFIAGADKTDTENKAKELLDEVGLKDRLKHKPGELSGGEQQRVALARALINGPDLVLADEPTGNLDSKTSNSMHELLNRINEERNQTFVIVTHNSNLAKRMERVVHLIDGRVYQED
- a CDS encoding ATP-dependent Clp protease ATP-binding subunit translates to MFKRFTERARKVVILAREEAERFRSDYLGTEHILMGTVKDGGGIAVTVLQRLGVDLKHLKLELERHFPLTSSTVVIGDIPFTPRAKKVLEYAVDEARMMSHNYIGTEHLLLGLLKEKEGVAFKVLSSMGVRLVDAREQILNLLKEPLSPGKEKPKTPALDEFGRDLTKLAIQHKLDPVIGREFEIERVIQILSRRTKNNPVLIGEPGVGKTAIVEGLVQKIVNKEVPEILYDKRVICLDLGALVAGTKYRGQFEARLKAVMKEITQSENIIIFIDELHTLVGAGAAEGSIDASNMLKPALSRGELQCVGATTLDEYRKYIEKNGALERRFQPIMVNPPTVNETIDIIRCLKDKYEMHHKIKITDESIITAVRLSDRYVSDRFLPDKAIDVVDEAASRVRLQRETLPPEIREVQKKFEEVSREKKEKIENQDFESAVGLRDKEEKFLKELNTLKKKWEEKQQKVESVVTSKDISYIVSRMTGIPTTRIEEQESMKLLNMEEELHKRIVGQDEAVKAVTKAIRRSRAGLRMVNRPIGTFLFLGPTGVGKTELARVLTEFLFGQESSLIRLDMSEYRERFSASRLTGAPPGYVGYEEGGQLTEQVRRKPYSVVLLDEIEKAHSDIFHMLLQVMDDGHLSDSYGRAIDFKNTVLIMTSNISSKMIGKNTSLGFQKTDRKTSFDKLKDSIMVELKRVFNPEFLNRIDDIIIFHPLDMEN